The Nitrospirota bacterium sequence ACTCTATAGCTATTTTTGTCGCATCAACTGTAAAAACTCTTTGTCTTGGTTTTGCATTGAGCTTTGACCTTATCTCCTTTGGATCTTTTGAGGTATTTATTATAAATATTGCATCCTCTGTCGCTCCTTCTGTAACATTGATGCCATCAAGTAATGTGGCATCAACAATATTCACGACCTGTGGCTTAAGGACTGGACAGTGCATCCTGATCTCCTTTGAACTTATTCTGTTATATGCCCTGAGTGGTGCCCCAGATCTTTCTGGTCCATATTCAGGAAATGCTTGAACATATCTGCCTCCACTCAAGCATGCATCAGCAAGGACTTTTGCGGCAGTAACAGTTCCCTGTCCTCCACGACCATGCCAGCGAATCTCAATATTTTCACCCATTATGCCCTCCAGTTATTATAGGTGTTAAAAATTAAATATCGAATATCTTAGCACAGAGTCAGAAAGATTCTCAAGTCTTCCAACTTTTTTATACCTCTGCATTTTGAGTTTTTTATCATTTTGCCAGTATTACCCCAATGTCATACGCCTGTTTGATTGCTTCTGGGTGTTTCTTTATTGTTCCTTTTGAGTCAATTCCTCCAAAATTAAGCCTGTAGTTATATTCCATATAAAGCACGCGAAAGAATGAACCTACAGTCATCTCAGCGCCATCAAAGTTCCTTAGCAGGTTTTTCTGTCCACCAGCAAATATCGTTGCACCAATCCTCTTTATTCCACGGTCTTTTATCGGTATCTTCAATATATATCTCCTTGACCATAGTGCCTGGCATCTATCTATCAATGCCTTAATCTGTGCGGTAACCCCTTGAAAATATATGGGAGATGCAACGATAATCCTATCAGTATCCATAAATTTCCTATAGAGTATCTGCATATCATCTTTAATAACACATTCCCCTGTCTTTAAACATTTATTGCAACTTCTACAGGGCGATATGTTTAACTCCGAGACGATTATCTTCTCTCCTGTTGCACCATTGGAGGCCGCACCTAAGAGTGATTCATCAAGGAGTATCTCTGTATTTCCACCACGCCGAGGACTTCCAGCAAGACCAATTATATTCATATCGTTAAACTATTTAAAAGTAGACTTTCCAATACACGCATTTTAAACATCTTTTAAATCCTATGTAAAGATTATTTTTGCAGATTAATAAGGGGGTGCGTGTTATGGGGAGGTTAAGATTGTAAAAAAGCTACACAGAAAGACTGATGGAGTATTTTTTGCAACAATTGTATTCATGGCTTAATAGATAAGTACCCTATTTTATTAGCAATTTTATTAGCATTCCTTAGATGGCATTTGATTTGCATATAAATACATTGTAATGCGATTTCAGAGGACAATAAAAGAAAAAATAAGCTGTTCAGGGATAGGTCTTCATACAGGTGAGAAGGTAAATCTTACCCTCCAACCGGCGCCAGTGAATTCTGGAATTGTTTTTATCCGTACTGATGTAAATGGTGGTTTCCCTATTAAGGCAAATATAAGGAATGTTATTGATACCCGATATGCCTCTACATTAGGAAGAGATGGAATAAAGGTCCAGACTGTAGAACATCTCCTTGCAGCCGCAGCAGGACTTGGTATAGATAACCTTTACGTAGAACTTGACTCTTCGGAGATCCCGATCATGGATGGGAGCGCCTCGCCTTTTATATACCTTATGCAAAAGGCTAAGATAGAAATACAGAAAAGGCTTCAGCCTGTTATAAAGGTTATAAGACCAGTGATGGTAAGAGACGGTAGTAAACATGCCCTGATTAAACCATCTAATACAACCAAGATTTCTTATGTCATAAATTTCAATCACCCTCTGCTAAAAGAACAAAAGTTATCCTATATATACGATGAGAGGAGTTTTGTCGGTGAGATAGCTAAAGCAAGGACCTTCGGATTCCTCCGAGAGGTAGAGGGTCTTAGAGCCAATGGTCTGGCAAAGGGCGGTTCGCTGGATAATGCTATAGTGGTGGGAGATTACAGGGTAATTAATGAGGGTGGATTAAGGTATAAAGATGAATTTGTTAGACATAAGATATTAGATTCTATTGGTGACCTTGCTTTACTTGGAATGCCTGTCACTGGCCATTTTGTGGCAAATAGATCAGGGCATTCCTTAAATATAAAACTTGTTTCAAAACTTCTTACAAGCAAGAATAGCTGGTTGATTGTTGGAGACGAAGAAAAGCACCAATCCCCTCGTCTATTCTCTCCATTGGAACTGGTTGTTAGCGACACATAAGAAAAAGGGAGAAGAACCCCACCATCCTTAAGGGTGGGGTTCTTCACTATCTACCCCCCTTTTCCTCACTGCAATTACTACTTGTTACGAAAGTCTGTTATTTCTTCTTTTTTGCCGCAGCCTTCTTTGCAGGCTTCTTTGCCGCCTTCTTTGTTGCCATCATTTCACCCCCTTCCTGTATATCACCCCTCATCCATCTATTCTCCTTCAGGCCAGTTTGTGTAGAGATGGTAGGGCACCCAACAGGAGTCAGCAATGAAAATCTTAGACATCTCTATCATCCACCTATAAGTACAATTTTTTTCCCTGATAATATCTCGGAAAGAAATGGCTCTCCCTCATTTATCTTCTTGTTATATTCTTCCTCATCAAGCACATGAAAACTGATTTTTCTTTTTAGTTTTTCCTCAAGATTCGAGATAGCCACCGACAGTTCGGATAGGTCAGGTTTTCCTACAATCATTAAATCAATTGGCATTGTACTCCCCATAAAACCTTTTGCAAAGCCTCCATATATAAATCCCTTTAAGATGCCTTTTTGTTTTTTAAGCATCTTCTTGACGGTTTCTTGAACACCTATGGTCTTAAGGATAATATTCTTTATCTCAGGGCAAAGTGAAGACTCTTCGTTCACATAAAAGTATTTTAGATTTCCCTTTTTTTCGCTAATTAAAAGTCCAATCTTTTCCAGATTGTCAAGTTCCCTTTTCACGCCTGAGACATTCTTACCAATACTCTTTGCTATCTCTCTTATATAAAATCGCTCCCCTAAATGCTCAAAAAGAAAGCTTAATACCCCTACTCTCGTCTGTGAAGAAAATATCTTGTTTAACAAAAATGATCACCTCTTTACAAACTATAAACAATCTTTTATGTTTTGTCAACACTTTTTTTAATTTTTTGAACAAAAATTTTGTTTTTTTGAACAATATTTCATTTTTAGTAAACAATTTGCTCGCTATACAATAGGCGAGAGCCTTGCTTGAAAAATAGTGTTAGATAAAATTATGATTGATTTATGTATAAAAAAATATATTATTAAAATACTATTGTGTAACTGAGAGATAATTTAATTAATGAATAATAACATAAACACTGAACACTGCATGGTCTGTGGCTCTTCACTTGAATATCTCGACCAAGCTCAAGAATTAACCTGCAATTATTGCGGAAAGATAGATCAAGCCCATATTAAATGCCCTCGGGATCACTACATATGTGATATATGCCACAACAGAGATGCAATGAGAGTAATTGAGGATGTTGCCTTTAGCACAAAATCAAAGGATGCTATTGAAATATCAGAGTTGATGATGAGCTATCCAGGACTTCCGATGCTTGGCTGCCAGCATGCCTATATAGCGGCAGGTGCATTTCTCGCTGCTATAAAAAACGAGGGCTCAAGAAACATCAAAAATGAGGATATAAAAGAGGTATTCAAAAGGACGAAAAGACAAGCTGTTGGTGGTTACTGTGGGCTTACAGGTGTGTGTGGTATTGCTCCTGCGATTGGGGCCTGTTTTGCTATCTTACTTGGTTCAAGATGTGGAAAGGATATGGAGCAGAGGATTACAATGGATGCGGTAACAATAGTATCAAGAGTGATTACAGACCTCACAGGCCCAAGCTGCTGTAAGGCATATGTGAAGGCATCTCTGTCAGCTGCAGTAAATATTCTCAAAGAAAGGCTTAATATTAGCCTTCCAATCAAGGATTTATCAATAGCCTGTATACATAGCAGTAAACATCCTCATGGTTGCAGAGAGACTAAATGCCCTTATTTTAAGACCGAACTTCGTAAGACTCAAGAGGCTGGCGAATGTAGTACCTGAGCGTCTTGAGGTCTCCAGTTGGAGACGAGATATTTCTAATAGTGGGAAAACTGGGATACAGGAAAAGGGATAAAAGATAAGGATTATTTCATGATGGTCACATTCCCAAACATAGATCCTGTTATTATCAAAATCGGTCCATTATCTATCAGGTGGTACGGTGTCATGTACCTTATTGGTTTTGCCGCATCGTATCTTCTTGTGAAATACCAGATAAATAAAAAGAAGATAGCCATAGATATGAAAGAGATTGACTCCCTTTACTCATTTCTTATCTTAGGTCTCCTTATAGGAGCAAGGCTCGGCTATGTTGTATTTTATAATCTCAGTTACTATCTCAAAACTCCACTTGAAATATTTGCTTTCTGGCATGGTGGTATGTCCTTTCATGGTGGATTAATCGGAAGTATTGTTGCAGGGGCATTTTTTTGTAAAAAGTCTGGATTGGATTTCTGGAAGATTTCAGACCTCGTTGTAATTACAGTTCCTATTGGTCTTGGGCTTGGAAGACTTGCAAATTTTATAAATGGAGAGATTTACGGCAGAACTACAGATATGCCGTGGGGTATGGTATTTCCAACAGGTGGCCCTCTTCCCAGGCATCCATCACAGCTTTATGAGTTTTTTTTTGAAGGCATTGTTCTCTTTATAATACTCTGGGGGTTGAAAAATAAACGATTTAAGACAGGTATCCTTATATCATTATTTCTGATACTTTATGGCATATTTAGGTTTCTTGTAGAATTCTTCAGAGAGCCAGATCACCAGCTCGGGTTTGTTTTTGGCCCTTTTACTATGGGGCAGATACTAAGTGTAGCTCTGATTTCGCTTGGCATAGGGATTCTGTTTTATAAAAATAAGTGAAAAATGCTAAAAAGAAATACTACAGCTCCATGAAAAGGGTGAAGTGCCTTTGCCTGAAAATAGTTGACAGGGATGTAACGACTATGTTACTAATCAGCGATATTTTCACCCCCGCACCACAGGTAGCCACGCCCCACACCAAAAACTTTTGGTGTCGGGGCAGGGGTGTGAACTCCGTAAGACCTTGATGTCACGGCTGTAAAGCCGTGGTGCGGGGTTTATGTAAAAAGAAAAAATAATGGAAGATGCAAAAAGGGAACTAAAAAAAACCAATCTTTTCGATAGAATATGGATTTTTTTTTCCTCCATTACGCTAACTTTTATCCTGCTAATAACCCTTGCACTGACATCCATAATCGGAACGGTAATAGAACAGCAGGCTGAACCTGCAAAGAACCTAAGACTACTTGCAAAGATCTTTGGAGAATCACTTGCACCCACAGTGTTTGACCTCTTTATGAGAATCGGCTTTATGGATATGTATCATTCATGGTGGTTTGTTACTCTTCTCTTTCTCCTGTCCACAAATCTTATTATATGTTCACTAAATAGATTTCCGCATGTATGGAAACAGATAAACACACCACAATCGCCACTCGATGAAAACATATTGAGAAGCATCGCACACAAGATGGAGATTACATTTAAGGGACAGATGGCTGAAACATCTAAGAAGATTGTTAAGATACTTAAAAAAAATGGGTATAACCTTTCAGAAAAAAAAGTCGATGGTGCAATACATCTGTATTCTCAAAAAGGGAGATATAGCAGACTTGGCGTGTATATTACACACCTCAGCGTCATTATTCTCTTCATTGGAGTAATCATTGGTGCACTATTTGGGTTCAAGGGATTTCTCAATCTCCCTGAGGGAATGTCTTCTGATAAAGTATATCTGAGAGATAGAAGGGAAATGCCATTGAACTTCACTATAAAATGTGAAAAGTTTGACATAGAGTACTACGGTGATTCTGATATGCCTAAGGACTATAAGAGTGACCTCGTGATATTGAGAGACGGCAGGGAAGTTATGCGAAAGACAATAGAGGTAAACGACCCCTTTACATTTGAAGGAATAACCTTTTACCAGTCAAGTTATGGATATATACCTGAGCTTGAGGGTAAAATAATGCTAAAGGTATTTCCAAGAGGGGAAGGCTCACCTAACAGGGACCTCACCTTAAAGGTGGGAGATTCATTTGATATACCTGAGGCAGATATAAGCGTAAAGATTCTCGGGTTTAACCACGCCTTTGCAATAGACCAGATGGGAAGAGTCTTTGCTTACTCAGAACAGATGGTAAATCCTGCTATCTATATAGGAGTCAGTAAAGGTGGAAAAACGCTCTACAGCGGATGGATACTTAAACGCTATCCACAGACAGGGAAACTGCCAGAAGGTCCTTTTATTAATTTTTATTCCTATTGGGGGGCGCAATATACTGGGCTACAGGTAAAAAAGGACCCGGGGACATGGGTGGTATATGTAGGTTGTGGTATTATGACAATAGGACTTTTTATTGCGTTCTTTACCTATCATAAAAAGATATGGGTAAGGTTAAAAGAAGAAAAGGGGGTTCTCAGAGTGACACTTGCAGGGACGTGTAGTAAGAATAAACTGGCATTCGAAAGGGAGTTTAAGAAACTCGCCAGCCTGATAGAGAAAGTATAAAGGGGAGGACACCATGGATAGTTCCACACTTTTTGGCATATCTACCATGTCCTATATTATAGCCATGGTCATATATATAGGGTATCTTGCATTCAGAAAAGAGAAAGTTGGTGTAACGGCGTCAGTTGTTACATACTTTGGATTTATAATGCAGACACTCGCAATCATTCTCAGGTGGATCGAATCCTACCAGATGGGAATCGGACATGCACCACTGTCAAACCTTTATGAGTCAATGGTTTTCTTTTCGTGGACATTAATACTCTTTTATATATTTTTAGAGTATAGATATCGAAATCGCTCCTTTGGTGCCTTTGTGACTACTGTGGCAGCACTGGCACTCGCTTTCATAACAGTAACGCCGGGAATATCAAAGGAAATATCACCCCTTGTGCCTGCCCTTCAGAGCAACTGGCTTATCGCTCATGTTGTGTTGAGCTTCCTTGGATATGCTGCATTTGCAGTCTCCTACTGTTCTGCGCTTATGTATCTTATCCTGACTTCAGAGAAAAAGACAGAAGGCTCATATATCTTCTGGACAATCTGTGTAGGGCTTACTATTATTTTGCTGATTGCCTTCGGGATTGACTTTATTAATTTTAAGATATTATCACCAGTCCCACTACAGGAAAGTATTGTCAAACAACATCTCCTTGAGAGCACATTCAGAAATCCTTCTTTAGCAATAAAGATTTTAAGCCTCATACTTGCACATGCAGTAGCAATTACAATCTGGGCAAAGGGTATGCGACTTAAGGATATTCTGTTGAGAATTGCCCCATCAACTGAGGTGTTGGATGAAGTAACCTATAAGATGATCACTATTGGTTTCCCACTCCTGAGCCTCGGAATTATAACAGGTGCAATCTGGGCTGACAGTGCGTGGGGGAGCTACTGGCAATGGGATCCAAAAGAGACATGGTCGTTAATAACATGGCTTGTGTATGCAATTTATCTACATTCAAGGTTTCGTAAAGGATGGAGAGGGAAGAAGATTGCTGTGGTCTCTGTAATTGGATTTATAGCGGTTATCTTTACATATTTAGGCGTGAATCTTATTCTATCAGGACTCCACAGCTACGCCTGAACGAGGTAATGTAAAGAAGGCGTCCTGTCCCTAACACTTCTTTACACTGTTATTGCGAGGGATGGAATCCCGAAGCAATCTCAGAGCGAGGAGGCTGGAGGCGGCGAGCGGATTTGAACCGCTGAATAAAGGTTTTGCAGACCTCCCCCTTAGCCACTTGGGTACGCCGCCATGTTTTAGTTCGGAGTTCTTAGTTCAGAGTTCGGAGTTAAAATAATCTTTTAAGAATATCAATCTTAGACCCCGAACTCATAACTCTTAACTGCGAATTTTGCTTTGCAAAATTCGCTGGAGCGGGTGGCGGGATTCGAACCCGTGACCCCAACCTTGGCAAGGTCGTGCTCTACCAGCTGAGCTACACCCGCACCCCTATTTTGGGATAGAGAATATCAATTAAATCCCTTTCTTGTCAAACAAAAAATTGACTTATCACACTCTACAGGCTATATTAATGTTCATGGAAATAAAGGCAATAAAGGGTGTAAGGGATATACTTCCTGAGGAAATTCCCATCTGGCAGTGGCTGGAGAAGATAGTTAGAGAGGTATTTGAAACCTCTGGATACTCCGAGATAAAGATTCCGATAATAGAATACACCAATGTCTTCTCCCGGAGTATCGGTGAAACTACGGATATAGTAGAAAAGGAGATGTATACCTTTCTTGATAAATCAGGCAGGAGTATAACCCTCAGACCCGAGGGCACTGCACCGGTTGTGAGGGCATATGTGGAACACAAACTCTATTCTTCGTATCTGACAAAACTATACTATATCGGACCAATGTTTAGATATGAGAGGCCACAGTCGGGTAGATACAGAGAGTTTTATCAAATTGGTGCAGAGGCATTAGGCGTGGATGATCCCCGTATAGATGCCGAAATAATCAGTATGCTCAATCTGCTCTTTGAAAGACTTGGTGTAGCAGGGCTTAAACTCCAGATAAATTCTCTCGGATGCAAGGAGTGCAGAAAAGATTATAGAGATATACTTATTAAATTCCTTTCTGAAAGGCTATCACTCCTCTGTGATGATTGTAACCGCAGGTATCAAAAAAACCCCCTCAGGACGCTTGACTGCAAGAGTGAGGGCTGCATATCTGCTACTATAGATGCACCACGTATGCTTGACTATCTCTGCAAGGGCTGCAGAGATCACTTCGATGCTGTTAAAGAATATCTAAACATGCTTGATATTCCATTCACCATCAATCCACGAATCGTAAGGGGGCTAGATTACTATACAAAGACTGCCTTTGAGATACTGAACGATAAACTTGGCGCACAGAACGCTGTTGCTGCTGGTGGAAGATATGATGGATTGGTAGAGGACTTTGGCGGACCTCCAACTCCTGGTATTGGTTTTGGCATAGGGGTTGAGAGGCTTGTCTCTCTTCTTCAAAAGGATAGCACGAATTCACATCCACCTGAGGTCTTTATTGCCTCTATCGGAGATGCTGCAGCAAAATTATCTCTTCCGATGATCTGCAGGCTCAGATATGAAGGGGTCAGGGCAGAACTCGGATACAAAGGAAGCCTCAAGAGTCAGATGA is a genomic window containing:
- the hisS gene encoding histidine--tRNA ligase, producing the protein MEIKAIKGVRDILPEEIPIWQWLEKIVREVFETSGYSEIKIPIIEYTNVFSRSIGETTDIVEKEMYTFLDKSGRSITLRPEGTAPVVRAYVEHKLYSSYLTKLYYIGPMFRYERPQSGRYREFYQIGAEALGVDDPRIDAEIISMLNLLFERLGVAGLKLQINSLGCKECRKDYRDILIKFLSERLSLLCDDCNRRYQKNPLRTLDCKSEGCISATIDAPRMLDYLCKGCRDHFDAVKEYLNMLDIPFTINPRIVRGLDYYTKTAFEILNDKLGAQNAVAAGGRYDGLVEDFGGPPTPGIGFGIGVERLVSLLQKDSTNSHPPEVFIASIGDAAAKLSLPMICRLRYEGVRAELGYKGSLKSQMRKADKSGAKYTIIIGDEEIARKKAILRNMETKVQQEIALDDIIDIIKGLC
- the lpxC gene encoding UDP-3-O-acyl-N-acetylglucosamine deacetylase, which gives rise to MRFQRTIKEKISCSGIGLHTGEKVNLTLQPAPVNSGIVFIRTDVNGGFPIKANIRNVIDTRYASTLGRDGIKVQTVEHLLAAAAGLGIDNLYVELDSSEIPIMDGSASPFIYLMQKAKIEIQKRLQPVIKVIRPVMVRDGSKHALIKPSNTTKISYVINFNHPLLKEQKLSYIYDERSFVGEIAKARTFGFLREVEGLRANGLAKGGSLDNAIVVGDYRVINEGGLRYKDEFVRHKILDSIGDLALLGMPVTGHFVANRSGHSLNIKLVSKLLTSKNSWLIVGDEEKHQSPRLFSPLELVVSDT
- the lgt gene encoding prolipoprotein diacylglyceryl transferase, encoding MMVTFPNIDPVIIKIGPLSIRWYGVMYLIGFAASYLLVKYQINKKKIAIDMKEIDSLYSFLILGLLIGARLGYVVFYNLSYYLKTPLEIFAFWHGGMSFHGGLIGSIVAGAFFCKKSGLDFWKISDLVVITVPIGLGLGRLANFINGEIYGRTTDMPWGMVFPTGGPLPRHPSQLYEFFFEGIVLFIILWGLKNKRFKTGILISLFLILYGIFRFLVEFFREPDHQLGFVFGPFTMGQILSVALISLGIGILFYKNK
- a CDS encoding flavodoxin family protein, with amino-acid sequence MNIIGLAGSPRRGGNTEILLDESLLGAASNGATGEKIIVSELNISPCRSCNKCLKTGECVIKDDMQILYRKFMDTDRIIVASPIYFQGVTAQIKALIDRCQALWSRRYILKIPIKDRGIKRIGATIFAGGQKNLLRNFDGAEMTVGSFFRVLYMEYNYRLNFGGIDSKGTIKKHPEAIKQAYDIGVILAK
- the ccsB gene encoding c-type cytochrome biogenesis protein CcsB; the encoded protein is MDSSTLFGISTMSYIIAMVIYIGYLAFRKEKVGVTASVVTYFGFIMQTLAIILRWIESYQMGIGHAPLSNLYESMVFFSWTLILFYIFLEYRYRNRSFGAFVTTVAALALAFITVTPGISKEISPLVPALQSNWLIAHVVLSFLGYAAFAVSYCSALMYLILTSEKKTEGSYIFWTICVGLTIILLIAFGIDFINFKILSPVPLQESIVKQHLLESTFRNPSLAIKILSLILAHAVAITIWAKGMRLKDILLRIAPSTEVLDEVTYKMITIGFPLLSLGIITGAIWADSAWGSYWQWDPKETWSLITWLVYAIYLHSRFRKGWRGKKIAVVSVIGFIAVIFTYLGVNLILSGLHSYA
- a CDS encoding cytochrome c biogenesis protein ResB, translating into MEDAKRELKKTNLFDRIWIFFSSITLTFILLITLALTSIIGTVIEQQAEPAKNLRLLAKIFGESLAPTVFDLFMRIGFMDMYHSWWFVTLLFLLSTNLIICSLNRFPHVWKQINTPQSPLDENILRSIAHKMEITFKGQMAETSKKIVKILKKNGYNLSEKKVDGAIHLYSQKGRYSRLGVYITHLSVIILFIGVIIGALFGFKGFLNLPEGMSSDKVYLRDRREMPLNFTIKCEKFDIEYYGDSDMPKDYKSDLVILRDGREVMRKTIEVNDPFTFEGITFYQSSYGYIPELEGKIMLKVFPRGEGSPNRDLTLKVGDSFDIPEADISVKILGFNHAFAIDQMGRVFAYSEQMVNPAIYIGVSKGGKTLYSGWILKRYPQTGKLPEGPFINFYSYWGAQYTGLQVKKDPGTWVVYVGCGIMTIGLFIAFFTYHKKIWVRLKEEKGVLRVTLAGTCSKNKLAFEREFKKLASLIEKV
- a CDS encoding winged helix-turn-helix domain-containing protein codes for the protein MLNKIFSSQTRVGVLSFLFEHLGERFYIREIAKSIGKNVSGVKRELDNLEKIGLLISEKKGNLKYFYVNEESSLCPEIKNIILKTIGVQETVKKMLKKQKGILKGFIYGGFAKGFMGSTMPIDLMIVGKPDLSELSVAISNLEEKLKRKISFHVLDEEEYNKKINEGEPFLSEILSGKKIVLIGG
- a CDS encoding 2-oxoacid:acceptor oxidoreductase family protein is translated as MGENIEIRWHGRGGQGTVTAAKVLADACLSGGRYVQAFPEYGPERSGAPLRAYNRISSKEIRMHCPVLKPQVVNIVDATLLDGINVTEGATEDAIFIINTSKDPKEIRSKLNAKPRQRVFTVDATKIAIECIGRGLPNSSMLGALCRVTNLVSFEHLLEEIKKSFGKKFSQKIIDGNLEATRRGYKEVREG